The genomic DNA CCTATGGGCGAGCTGGTGTCCGCCGTGCCGGCGCGAGATGCCGATGATGGCGGAGATGGCCGCCGGCAGGCACGAGGTCACGTTCCTGTTCGTGAACCAGGGCGAAGGGCGTGCTGCCGTCGAGGCTTATCTCGCGGGCCAGAAGCTCACATTGCCGAATGTCCTTCTCGACCCGCGCCGGAACGTGGCGGGCCACTACGCCATGCCAGGCCTGCCAGCGACCCTCTTCATCGGGCGCGACGGAAAGCTTCGATCCGTGCATGTCGGCGAGATTTCCCGCGAGGCGTTGGCGGCGGCTATCGACCGGTTGCCGTCGGAGTGACCCGAGCGCTTCAAGCGGTTGCGTTGTAAACCTTGGCATAGGCCACACGCGAGCGGAACCGGACCTCAGGTCAGGCGGGAGCGCTGAACACATCGGCAATGCAATCGTTCTGGGCCCTCATGCCGCTCGCTGGTCACTCGCCACTTGGCCCTTGTGGATCATCGCCATCACCTCACAACCGGCAATCGCCTGTGAGGCCGTCACGAAGCTCGTGAGACCCAGTCCGGGTTCAATCAGCAGCTTGATGCGCCGGTGATCCTGCTCGACGATGTTGGTTGGAAATTTCATCTGTCGGAGCTTGTCAACAGCTCGCGTTGATAAGCACCTGTCAATCGACTTCGATCGAAGTTGAGGGATCTGTCTTACAGCAGGTCGCGACGAACCGTCATCAAGCGATATCCTCACGGTAAGAAAAAAGCCGGGCCAAAGGCCCGGCATAAGTAGAGGTCCGACAATTCAGTCAAAACCTTCCAGAGGGAACGGCCGACACGGCAGCGCCGGGAGGAAGAAAGCGGTGCCGCGTTGAAATCAGCCGCTGCTCATATCGGCCGCATTCGACTTATTTGCAATACAACCTGCCTCATAAAAGGGCTGCATTCAGCGCATGCTATGTCACGCTGAATGCCTTTGCCAGACTGCGCCACCGGACCTGTACCGGATGAGCTCAATCGATCTATTCCGCGGCGATCAGGGCAGGTGTTCCCACAGCTTCGAGGGCAAGCGCTGAAGACTGGATAACGGCAGCGAAGCGGACCGCCGTGTGGATCTCGGCAGCACTCACGCCCGCCTCGCGCAGGACCTTCTCATGGCTGTCGATGCACAGACCGCAGCCGTTGATGGCCGAGACCGCCAGCGACCAAAGCTCGAAGTCGATCTTGTCAACGCCAGGATTGGCAATGACATTCATGCGCAGTCGAGCCGGCATCGATCCGTATTCCTTGTTCGATGCCAGATGGACGAAGCGGTAATAGACGTTGTTCATCGCCATGATCGATGCGGCCGCGCGAGCCGCATCGAGAGCCGCTGGCGAAAGGTGGGCCTTCGCCTCCGCTTCCAGGGCTCCCGCGACTACGGGATTGCGGGTCGCAAGCCCGCAGGCGACGAGGAGTCCGTACTTGCGCTGTTCCGACAGTGTTTCGTCAGATGCAAGCGAAGACAGGTTCAGGCGCACGTCCCTCGCGAAGGCCGGCAGTTTTTCCTTGAGGCTCTCGATCGACATGGGCGCTCCTCAGGCTGCCTTCAGGATCTCGCCGCCAACCTCGCGGTTGCACGGGCAGAGCTCATCTGTTTGAAGGGCATCGAGGACGCGCAGCGTGTCCTTGGGATTCCGGCCGACGTTGAGGTTCGTCGCATAGACGTGCTGAATCGTGTTGTCCGGATCGACCACGAAGGTGTAGCGATAAGCAACCCCGTCCGGCGAGCGGACCCCGAGGCCGTCGACCAGCGAGCCGTTCGTGTCGGCGAACTGCCAGATGGGAAGACGGTTGAGATCCTTGTGATCCCGACGCCAAGCGAGCTTGACGAACTCGTTGTCGGTCGAACCTCCGAGGATGACGGCATCACGATCAGCGAACTCACCCGACAGACGCGCGAATTCGGCGATCTCGGTGGGGCACACGAAGGTAAAGTCCTTCGGGTAAAAGAAGATGATCTTCCACTTGCCGGGGAAGCTTGCTTCCGTAACCGTCTCAAAAGCGCTCTCGCCGTTCTCGACATGCTCATTGAACTTCGGCTTAACGCCCGTTACCGAGAACGCGGGCAGCTTCTCACCAATACCAAGCATCTGAAATCTCCATAACCAGGAACTTGCGGCGCAGTGATGCAAAAGCCGAGAGCAAAGGTCAATATCTGTTGGAATGATTCGGCGTGTCATACAGGCGAGCAAGCGGGCGGCCAAAACAGGACGACGTAACGTGACCTTCTCCCACCAGCCGCATCCGTGAAGCAGAGGGCGCGCATGTCTGGGGAGAGTGTTGTCCCGCTGACGCGCGCATGACACCGAGCCCGAAAAACCGGCCGGCATGATCAAGCCCGTCGGCCACAAGCGCTGCAGGCTCCTGCCCGAGATCATCGCTGATGCCGTCTGGCACTTCCTGTGGTCTCCTCTGAGGTGACTCTCACGTTCACCAACAGCGGGAGGGTTAAGACAAATCGTCTCGCCAATCGCTTCGGATCCCGATTGTCCGGAAGCGGCTGCAGGTGAGGGGTGACGGCGGATTGCTGCGAACGTGGCGGCCCGAACATGGTTCTTGATGGACTGGAATATTCCGCCGTTCCAACCCCAACGCCCTGACCGGCTGTAAGCTTCTGCCATATCGCAGCCTCCGAAGCCTCCGCTGAGCCCCTGGTGCGTTCGATTGCTTTCCAGCCGGCACCATCTGCACATGGCACTGTGGATGGATCGTTGTGCCCACTTGCAAAGTGGGGGATATCGCGTATGTGTCGCCTCCCCGCGCCGTCAGGACAGCTGGCGAGCGGCTTTTTTCGACGATGCTGACCGTCCGTTCCTGAGCCCTTGCCCGGGAGCGACGTCATGGTGTCGGGCGAAGCGCCTCCTGCCGTCGCAGGTTGGAGCGGCTCGCCCGAGATGGCGTGTTCGAGGTGAACCATGAGCCCTGAGTGTCCGCGGGTTGATCTGCGGGCCTTGCGGCTCCTCTGGCGGCAAATCCCGAGTATTGGTCGAGGTCTCGTGGGACGTTCGACGGTGCAGCCTGGGCGCCCTGCGGTGTCCGGGCGCGGTTTTGCTTGGCCTGTGCGATGACGGGCCCGACGAACACTGCAAACGGCTTTCGACTTTCTTTGCGAATGCCGGTTGACGCAAGCGGGGCGATCGGTTAGACACCTGTTCATCGGCGGCGGCCCTGGGGGCGCTGCCCGGGCGGGCGCTCTTCGGGGCGGGTCGCTTCCGGCCTTCGGGTTGGGTTTTGCTCTTTGACAAGTGAAGAAGGAAGAAGAAGCGCAGGCGGCGGTGTCCTTGCGGCGGCCCTTTGGGGCTGCTTTGAACAAGACATCGACCATGGTCTTGCGCTTTTGGTGAGTACACCGCTCTGGCTTTGGCCGGAGTGAGAGGTGCTCTGTCAATTTTGCGTTTTCAAGACGAACAGTCGAGATCGAATTCTGAAGTTCAACTTGAGAGTTTGATCCTGGCTCAGAACGAACGCTGGCGGCAGGCTTAACACATGCAAGTCGAACGCATCCTTCGGGGTGAGTGGCAGACGGGTGAGTAACGCGTGGGAACGTGCCCTTCAGTTCGGAATAACCCAGGGAAACTTGGGCTAATACCGGATACGTGCGAGAGCAGAAAGATTTATCGCTGAAGGATCGGCCCGCGTCTGATTAGCTGGTTGGTGGGGTAATGGCCCACCAAGGCGACGATCAGTAGCTGGTCTGAGAGGATGATCAGCCACATTGGGACTGAGACACGGCCCAAACTCCTACGGGAGGCAGCAGTGAGGAATATTGGACAATGGGGGCAACCCTGATCCAGCCATGCCGCGTGAGTGATGACGGCCTTAGGGTTGTAAAGCTCTTTCGGCGGGGACGATAATGACGGTACCCGCAGAAGAAGCCCCGGCTAACTTCGTGCCAGCAGCCGCGGTAATACGAAGGGGGCTAGCGTTGTTCGGAATCACTGGGCGTAAAGGGCGCGTAGGCGGCTTTGTAAGTCGGGGGTGAAAGCCTGTGGCTCAACCACAGAATTGCCTTCGATACTGCAAGGCTTGAGACCGGAAGAGGTTAGTGGAACTGCGAGTGTAGAGGTGAAATTCGTAGATATTCGCAAGAACACCAGTGGCGAAGGCGGCTGACTGGTCCGGATCTGACGCTGAGGCGCGAAAGCGTGGGGAGCAAACAGGATTAGATACCCTGGTAGTCCACGCCGTAAACGATGAATGCCAGCCGTTGGCGAGCTTGCTCGTCAGTGGCGCAGCTAACGCTTTAAGCATTCCGCCTGGGGAGTACGGTCGCAAGATTAAAACTCAAAGGAATTGACGGGGGCCCGCACAAGCGGTGGAGCATGTGGTTTAATTCGAAGCAACGCGCAGAACCTTACCAGCCTTTGACATGTCCGGTGTGGGGAGTGGAGACATTCTCCTTCAGTTCGGCTGGCCGGAACACAGGTGCTGCATGGCTGTCGTCAGCTCGTGTCGTGAGATGTTGGGTTAAGTCCCGCAACGAGCGCAACCCTCGCCCCTAGTTGCCATCATTAGGTTGGGCACTCTAGGGGGACTGCCGGTGATAAGCCGCGAGGAAGGTGGGGATGACGTCAAGTCCTCATGGCCCTTACGGGCTGGGCTACACACGTGCTACAATGGCGGTGACAATGGGCAGCGAACCCGCGAGGGGGAGCTAATCCCAAAAAGCCGTCTCAGTTCAGATTGCACTCTGCAACTCGAGTGCATGAAGGCGGAATCGCTAGTAATCGTGGATCAGAACGCCACGGTGAATACGTTCCCGGGCCTTGTACACACCGCCCGTCACACCATGGGAGTTGGTCTTACCCGACGGCGCTGCGCCAACCGCAAGGAGGCAGGCGACCACGGTAGGGTCAGCGACTGGGGTGAAGTCGTAACAAGGTAGCCGTAGGGGAACCTGCGGCTGGATCACCTCCTTTCTAAGGATGTTCTCTTGATTGGGTGCTCCTGTTCTCGAACAGGCTGTCGCTCACATCGGAACGCTTGGAACATACAGGGTCAAGTCAGACCCTATTTTGCGGGACGCTGCCGTCTTCGCTTCTTCTTCTCCGGAAAACCCTGCCGTTTAACGGCGGATCGGGCCTGTAGCTCAGGTGGTTAGAGCGCACCCCTGATAAGGGTGAGGTCGGACGTTCGAGTCGTCCCAGGCCCACCATTGTCAACGGGGCCTTAGCTCAGCTGGGAGAGCGGTAGCTTTGCAAGCTTCAGGTCGTCGGTTCGATCCCGACAGGCTCCACCATTGCTTTGGTGCGATGGTGGTGATGGGTGGTTCCGGAATTCTGCGCGCTTGGGGCGCGCGGGATCTTGTCGAATTCGGGCCCTCCCCTCTTGTGGGGGAGCGGCGCGGATGTTTGAAATCGTAAAGAGGCGGCATATTCGGCCAGCGGGCAACCTAGTCCCGCGAACCAGCCCTGGCCCGCAGCCAGGTGCGCCGGATATGCTTTGGCAAGCAAAACATGTCTTTGGAGCAATCCGAAGACAGGTCTTTCTTTTGGGTCGATGGCCGCTGCCGAGCGGACATCGATCATGAGAGTAATCAAGTGTCGTAAGAGCATCTGGTGGATGCCTTGGCGCTGAGAGGCGATGAAGGACGTGGTACGCTGCGATAAGTCTTGGGGAGCTGCGAACGAGCTTTGATCCAAGAATCTCCGAATGGGGAAACCCACCTTCGACCCTTTGTATTGTGACGACATCCTTTGGGTGGCGTTGCACTACGGAGGGTCTGATGAAGGTATTAGGCCCTGAATTCATAGGGGTTTAAAGCGAACCCAGGGAACTGAAACATCTAAGTACCTGGAGGAAAGGACATCAATTGAGACTCCGTTAGTAGTGGCGAGCGAACGCGGACCAGGCCCATGCCAACCTGATCGTCATCGGAACTGTTTGGAAAAGCAGGCATGATGGGTGATAGCCCCGTACGAGTCAGTGAGAGGGTTGGATTTGAGTAGGGCGGGACACGTGAAATCCTGTCTGAACATGGGGGGACCACCCTCCAAGCCTAAGTACTCCTCAGCGACCGATA from Microvirga sp. TS319 includes the following:
- a CDS encoding carboxymuconolactone decarboxylase family protein — protein: MSIESLKEKLPAFARDVRLNLSSLASDETLSEQRKYGLLVACGLATRNPVVAGALEAEAKAHLSPAALDAARAAASIMAMNNVYYRFVHLASNKEYGSMPARLRMNVIANPGVDKIDFELWSLAVSAINGCGLCIDSHEKVLREAGVSAAEIHTAVRFAAVIQSSALALEAVGTPALIAAE
- a CDS encoding peroxiredoxin produces the protein MLGIGEKLPAFSVTGVKPKFNEHVENGESAFETVTEASFPGKWKIIFFYPKDFTFVCPTEIAEFARLSGEFADRDAVILGGSTDNEFVKLAWRRDHKDLNRLPIWQFADTNGSLVDGLGVRSPDGVAYRYTFVVDPDNTIQHVYATNLNVGRNPKDTLRVLDALQTDELCPCNREVGGEILKAA
- a CDS encoding DDE-type integrase/transposase/recombinase: MKFPTNIVEQDHRRIKLLIEPGLGLTSFVTASQAIAGCEVMAMIHKGQVASDQRAA